CTCCGGCCCCATCGAATGCTTGCCGGGGCGAATGAAGTAGCCCAAGCGCTCCGGGCTGAGGGTATTCAGCGGCGGCATCTTGTCCGCGACGACAGGGCGGGGCACATCGTAGAGTTCGTAGGCCGGTGCTGCTGCCCGCAATACCTCAAATTGACCCGCGGGATTGGCCCATTGATCCTCTTCGGCATTGGTCAACAGCACGGGGCGGGGGGCGCAGAGTGCGACCAGGCCGTTCTGGTCAAACGGCAAGCGGGTAACATCCGCACCGAAGGCCTTGAAATGCCCGCAAAACCAGTGGGGGAAAGTGGCGTTGATGCGCGCGACGGTTTCGGCCTTCGGGTTGTGATGGCGGCTAGGAGCCGCGCCACCGCAACCGGACTGATGGGGGATAACAACTGCGATCCGTTCGTCGAAGGCCCCGGCAAGCAAGGCGGTCTTGCCCAAGCGTGAATGCCCCACCACGATCAGCTTCCGACCATCGATGCGGGAATCGGTCAGGAGGTAATCCACGGCATTATGAATTCCCCAAGCCCACCACATGATCGTCGCCGTCTCGCGTCCCGTCTCAGTAGGCCGCTCCGGCAACGTGGCCCGCATTCCCTCCCGAACATGGGGGCGGTCCGGTTGGATGTCCCCGCAATAGAAGGTGGCCACGGCATAGCCGCGAGCCAAAATCTGTTCCAAGGGCCAAACGTTGGCCTGCCGCCCGCGCCCCTCCGCCGTCGCCCGATTCTGCACCACGCCGGGATAGTGCCCCGGCATCCACACAGTCGGCATCCGCACTTTCTCATGGGCCGTCAGCAGGTGGTTTCCGCCAAAGTTCAACCCGACGAAGCAGGGCGCAGGGGTTCGGCCATTCGGCAAAGCCAGTAGCAAATAGATTTTCGGCCAGTCGTCCGGCCCGAAAGTCAACTCCACTTCACGCAAGGTTCCTTGACCGTTGAGGAATTGGGCATCCTCGAAGAGCACCCGCCCCTGGACTTTCTGGGGGCGCGCTGGATATTCCCCATACATGTAATGCTGGAAGAGTGCTCTCAATTCGGGGCGCCGTTGCTTTTCCCAATCTTGCCGAGTGTTCACGCGCCGGCCATCGAGCATCTCCAGGGGATGCGGCATGTCAAGCCGGGAAGGCAATTTGTCGGGCGGGGGAAGCTCCGCTGTCCAGGCTATGGAGGTCACAGCCAGCACTCCCAAAGACCATAGAGGAATGGAACGCATCGGTTACCTCCTGCTCGTCAGTACCCGTGCTGGCGATTGTAGCCGGAGAGTCCTTCCGCCTCCAGAGGCTTGTGGATTCTTGCAAGGTGTCCCGTCCGCTCTTTCGTCTGTGTGCTCCGGCCACCTTCTCTCCTTCAGCGGGAGTAATAGAATCCCTGATCCTTCACGGGAATCGGCTTCTGGACAGCAGAGGTGTTAGAAAGACAGACGGTAGAACCCCAGCAGGGTGAATTGCTCTCGCTCCGCCAGGCGTGTGTGTGCTAGACTGAGGCACAGAAGTTGTCGGGATAGTCCCCTTGGCCCAAGGGACAGCGCAACGAGGCCAAGTTACCTAGAAGTTATGGAGGGCCCGATGCAACCGCTTCCGCAAACATCTGCCAGTCGGGAACCCCACGCTTCACCCCTTCCCACTCCGCCGCTTCCTCGGGAAGATGGGTGGTATGAGGCACCCGCGAGCGGGTCTGCGCTGGGTTCGTCTCCTTCTTCGGCTGCCCTGTGGAACAAGCTGCTGGACGAGCTGGCCGCCCATCCTGAACGCCGTGTCGAATTTCTCCAGAAACTCCTGGGTGAACCGGCTTGCCGGCAGTTGGGGATTTATCAGCTTCCCGCGGGGTTCAAACTGTCGGTGGTCATTCCGGTGTACAACGAGGAACGCTGGCTGGCTGAGCTGGTCCGGCGCGTCCAAGCGGTGGATATTCCCAAGGAATTGATCATCGTCAACGATTGCTCCACGGATCGCACCCCGGAAATCCTGGCGCAGATCGAACAGCAGTATGACAATGTGCGGGTCATCCACCAGCCGAAGAACATGGGCAAGGGAGCGGCGCTGCGGGAAGGGTTCCGCCATTGCACCGGCGATGTCGTCATCGTGCAGGATGCGGATTGGGAGTACAACCCCGCGGAGTATCCCAAACTGATCCAGCCAATCGTGGATGGACGGGCGGATGTGGTGTATGGCTCCCGCTTCATCGGCGAAAGCCACCGGGTCCTATACTACTGGCACTCAGTGGCCAACAAAATCCTCACCACCCTGTCCAACTGGTTTACCAATCTCAACCTCACGGATATGGAGACCTGCTACAAAGTGTTCCGGCGGGAAGTGATCCAGAGCATTCGCTTACGCTCCAATCGGTTTGGTTTCGAGCCGGAGGTGACGGCTAAGATCGCTCGGCGACGCAAGGGCCAGCCCCCCTGGCGTGTCTACGAGGTCCCGATCAGCTATTCTGGCCGCACTTATGAGGAAGGGAAAAAGATCGGCTTGAAGGACGCTTTCCAGGCCCTCTACTGCATCATCCGCTATTGGCTGGCAGATTGAAAGCCACGGCGGACCACCTCGGCTTCCAGCGATTGACCGGGACAGACTCCTCTGCCCTTCTTCCAGGACCGAATCATGGCGCGGGTGTTATTGGGAGTGACAGGCAGTGTGGCGGCCCTTCGCACGCCGGAGCTAGTGCAGGCCTTGCGGGCAGCAGGGCACGCCGTCCAAGTCCTGGCCACCGAGGCTGCTCTG
This Thermogemmata fonticola DNA region includes the following protein-coding sequences:
- a CDS encoding glucuronyl esterase domain-containing protein, whose translation is MRSIPLWSLGVLAVTSIAWTAELPPPDKLPSRLDMPHPLEMLDGRRVNTRQDWEKQRRPELRALFQHYMYGEYPARPQKVQGRVLFEDAQFLNGQGTLREVELTFGPDDWPKIYLLLALPNGRTPAPCFVGLNFGGNHLLTAHEKVRMPTVWMPGHYPGVVQNRATAEGRGRQANVWPLEQILARGYAVATFYCGDIQPDRPHVREGMRATLPERPTETGRETATIMWWAWGIHNAVDYLLTDSRIDGRKLIVVGHSRLGKTALLAGAFDERIAVVIPHQSGCGGAAPSRHHNPKAETVARINATFPHWFCGHFKAFGADVTRLPFDQNGLVALCAPRPVLLTNAEEDQWANPAGQFEVLRAAAPAYELYDVPRPVVADKMPPLNTLSPERLGYFIRPGKHSMGPEDWKVFMDYCDKWLR
- a CDS encoding glycosyltransferase family 2 protein encodes the protein MQPLPQTSASREPHASPLPTPPLPREDGWYEAPASGSALGSSPSSAALWNKLLDELAAHPERRVEFLQKLLGEPACRQLGIYQLPAGFKLSVVIPVYNEERWLAELVRRVQAVDIPKELIIVNDCSTDRTPEILAQIEQQYDNVRVIHQPKNMGKGAALREGFRHCTGDVVIVQDADWEYNPAEYPKLIQPIVDGRADVVYGSRFIGESHRVLYYWHSVANKILTTLSNWFTNLNLTDMETCYKVFRREVIQSIRLRSNRFGFEPEVTAKIARRRKGQPPWRVYEVPISYSGRTYEEGKKIGLKDAFQALYCIIRYWLAD